A single window of Lathamus discolor isolate bLatDis1 chromosome 20, bLatDis1.hap1, whole genome shotgun sequence DNA harbors:
- the LOC136023960 gene encoding feather keratin Cos1-2-like, which translates to MSCCNPCVPCQPCGPTPLANSCNECCVRQCQSSTIAIQPSAVVVTLPGPILSSFPQNTVVGSSTSAAVGSILSAEGVPINSGGFDLSCITNRYRCRPC; encoded by the coding sequence ATGTCCTGCTGCAACCCGTGCgtgccctgccagccctgcggcCCGACCccgctggccaacagctgcaatGAGTGCTGTGTCAGGCAGTGCCAGAGCTCCACCATCGCCATCCAGCCCTCCGCcgtggtggtgaccctgcccggccccatcctcagctccttccctcaGAACACCGTTGTGGGCTCCTCCACCTCCGCTGCCgttggcagcatcctcagcGCCGAGGGAGTGCCCATCAACTCCGGGGGCTTCGACCTCTCCTGCATCACCAACCGCTACCGCTGCAGACCCTGCtaa
- the LOC136023958 gene encoding feather keratin Cos1-1/Cos1-3/Cos2-1-like: MSCCNPCVPCQPCGPTPLANSCNECCVRQCQSSTVVTEPSPVVVTLPGPILSSFPQNTVVGSSTSAAVGSILSAEGVPINSGGFDLSCITNRYRCRPC, from the coding sequence ATGTCCTGCTGCAACCCGTGCgtgccctgccagccctgcggcCCGACCccgctggccaacagctgcaatGAGTGCTGTGTCAGGCAGTGCCAGAGCTCCACCGTCGTCACTGAGCCTTCCCCcgtggtggtgaccctgcccggccccatcctcagctccttccctcaGAACACCGTTGTGGGCTCCTCCACCTCCGCTGCCgttggcagcatcctcagcGCCGAGGGAGTGCCCATCAACTCCGGGGGCTTCGACCTCTCCTGCATCACCAACCGCTACCGCTGCAGACCCTGCtaa
- the LOC136023955 gene encoding feather keratin Cos1-1/Cos1-3/Cos2-1-like, translating into MSCPEKCQTCEPCQPCRPCQPCGPTPLANSCNECCVRQCQSSTVVIEPSPVVVTLPGPILSSSPQNTVVGSSTSAAVGSILSAEGVPINSGGFDLSCITNRYRCRPC; encoded by the coding sequence ATGTCCTGCCCTGAGAAGTGCCAGACGTGCgagccctgccagccctgccggccctgccagccctgcggcCCGACCccgctggccaacagctgcaatGAGTGCTGTGTCAGGCAGTGCCAGAGCTCCACCGTCGTCATTGAGCCTTCCCCTgtggtggtgaccctgcccggccccatcctcagctcctcccCTCAGAACACCGTTGTGGGCTCCTCCACCTCCGCTGCCgttggcagcatcctcagcGCCGAGGGAGTGCCCATCAACTCCGGGGGCTTCGACCTCTCCTGCATCACCAACCGCTACCGCTGCAGACCCTGCtaa
- the LOC136023961 gene encoding feather keratin Cos1-1/Cos1-3/Cos2-1-like has translation MSCCNPCVPCQPCGPTPLANSCNECCVRQCQSSTVVIEPSPVVVTLPGPILSSFPQNTVVGSSTSAAVGSILSAEGVPINSGGFDLSCITNRYRCRPC, from the coding sequence ATGTCCTGCTGCAACCCGTGCgtgccctgccagccctgcggcCCGACCccgctggccaacagctgcaatGAGTGCTGTGTCAGGCAGTGCCAGAGCTCCACCGTCGTCATTGAGCCTTCCCCcgtggtggtgaccctgcccggccccatcctcagctccttccctcaGAATACCGTTGTGGGCTCCTCCACCTCCGCTGCCgttggcagcatcctcagcGCCGAGGGAGTGCCCATCAACTCCGGGGGCTTCGACCTCTCCTGCATCACCAACCGCTACCGCTGCAGACCCTGCtaa
- the LOC136023964 gene encoding feather keratin Cos1-2-like, whose amino-acid sequence MSCCNPCVPCQPCGPTPLANSCNECCVRQCQSSTIAIQPSAVVVTLPGPILSSFPQNTVVGSSTSAAVGSILSAEGVPINSGGFDLSCITNRYRCRPC is encoded by the coding sequence ATGTCCTGCTGCAACCCGTGCgtgccctgccagccctgcggcCCAACCccgctggccaacagctgcaatGAGTGCTGTGTCAGGCAGTGCCAGAGCTCCACCATCGCCATCCAGCCCTCCGCcgtggtggtgaccctgcccggccccatcctcagctccttccctcaGAACACCGTTGTGGGCTCCTCCACCTCCGCTGCCgttggcagcatcctcagcGCCGAGGGAGTGCCCATCAACTCCGGGGGCTTCGACCTCTCCTGCATCACCAACCGCTACCGCTGCAGACCCTGCtaa